The following are encoded together in the Lytechinus variegatus isolate NC3 chromosome 19, Lvar_3.0, whole genome shotgun sequence genome:
- the LOC121405918 gene encoding NADH dehydrogenase [ubiquinone] 1 beta subcomplex subunit 8, mitochondrial-like gives MALARCARCLRFDRLSSVLTVSTGRYASGDVSLPGPYPQTPEERAAAAKKYGMRIEDYEPYADDGWGWGDYPKMKNQHADDRDPHGDWDFPEDRRNWGEVLHIEQDLYVRQRPNAYKENRKVPMFKQVMILGGILTTLATFGILGQKYKYFLPVAPKQYPYNNLYIEKGGDPSAVPDTPKHYTFPSSS, from the exons atggcgCTGGCTCGGTGCGCCCGATGTCTCCGGTTTGATCGGCTGTCATCGGTTCTTACTGTGTCTACTGGGAGATATGCTTCCG GTGATGTCAGCTTACCAGGTCCCTACCCGCAGACCCCCGAAGAGAGGGCTGCAGCAGCCAAGAAGTACGGCATGAGAATAGAGGACTACGAGCCCTACGCCGATGACGGTTGGGGATGGGGTGACTATCCAAAGATGAAGAATCAGCATGCCGATGATAGAGACCCGCATGGGGACTGGGACTTCCCGGAGGACAGGAGAAACTGGGGTGAAGTG TTGCACATAGAACAAGATCTCTACGTTAGGCAGCGTCCAAATGCATATAAGGAAAACAGAAAGGTCCCCAT GTTCAAGCAAGTCATGATACTCGGTGGGATCCTCACAACATTAGCAACCTTTGGTATTCTtggacaaaaatacaaatattttctaccTGTG GCCCCTAAGCAATATCCATACAACAATCTTTACATTGAGAAGGGCGGAGATCCAAGCGCCGTGCCAGACACACCCAAGCACTATACCTTCCCTAGCTCAAGTTAA
- the LOC121405906 gene encoding aldehyde dehydrogenase family 16 member A1-like, which translates to MAASTVSSGQTTSTSNSVEAIFDNMEYGPNPEAPNAAQAWLDSHERKLGHFINNKWVRPENRKTYTTRGPAAGEPLATTVQGEEEDIELAVSCASKAYDSWSKLPCHVRARHIYSIARHVQKHHRLIAVVESLDNGKPIRETRDADIPIVIRHLYHHAGWAELMDTEMANWKPVGVVGAIVPWNFPLMLLIWKVCPALAMGNTVVLKPATYTRLSALLFAQICAEAGLPPGVLNIVTGNGAFGSKLALHPRVDKVAFTGSTEVGQILRRATAGSGKKLSLELGGKSPFVVFESADLDSAVEGIVDAIWFNQGQVCSAGSRLIVQETVMAKMVAKLRERIMHLRLGDSLDKSVDMGAVVDPSQRKTVEEYVEEARREGAEIIQNPDCVPKKGCYYPPTVITNVQTSSRVVMEEIFGPVLVVLPFRTAKEAIALANNTNYGLAGSVWTENVSLGLEAALSIKAGAIWVNAHNMFDAAAGFGGYRHSGYGRDGGKEGLYEYVVPSWMNKTKPGTVDMDIKLFGSHVPNIPTDNPPAPSTVQVDGFSMPSIDRTYKLYYGGAQKRPDGMYSKPVMDAENQVVALVADSNRKDVRNAVEAAHKAAPGWGKRAAHNRAQIVYYMAENLEQRREEVAQGIARLTGQDMKSALNEVDLSIQRLFYWGAYADKYGGTVQETTLYGATVKIHEPVGVVGIICPEESPLLAFVSLFAPAVIRGNVVIAVPSEKYPLPALGFYQVFDTSDLPGGVVNILTGDSSHMTKYLSEHQDIQAMWYFGTPEGSKFVEHTSADNLKRTWVNYGASRDWSDRAQGQGEEFLYQSVEVKNIWIPMGDIYAN; encoded by the exons GCATGGCTTGATAGTCATGAGAGAAAGCTTGGCCACTTCATTAACAACAAGTGGGTGCGACCAGAGAATCGTAAGACCTACACAACCCGTGGACCCGCGGCAGGGGAACCTCTGGCAACCACTGTCCAAGGGGAGGAAGAGGACATCGAGCTGGCAGTGAGCTGTGCATCCAAAGCCTACGATTCATGGAGTAAGCTCCCATGTCATGTAAGAGCAAGGCATATCTATAG TATCGCCCGTCATGTTCAGAAGCATCATCGTCTGATAGCGGTGGTTGAATCCCTCGACAACGGTAAACCAATCAGAGAGACTCGTGATGCTGACATCCCCATTGTCATTCGTCATCTCTACCATCATGCTGGATGGGCGGAGCTTATGGACACGGAAATGGCCAATTGGAAACCAGTGG GTGTGGTCGGTGCCATAGTTCCTTGGAACTTCCCCCTCATGCTCCTGATCTGGAAAGTGTGCCCCGCCTTAGCCATGGGAAACACCGTGGTCCTCAAACCCGCAACGTACACCCGTCTCAGCGCCCTTCTCTTCGCCCAGATCTGCGCAGAGGCAGGGCTGCCTCCCGGTGTGCTCAACATCGTGACGGGTAACGGTGCATTCGGTAGTAAGCTGGCTCTTCATCCAAGGGTTGATAAAGTGGCCTTCACAGGATCAACAGAG GTTGGTCAGATCTTGAGACGAGCCACTGCCGGATCAGGAAAGAAGCTATCCCTTGAGCTTGGAGGGAAATCCCCCTTTGTTGTCTTTGAGTCAGCTGACCTTGATTCAGCTGTAGAGGGCATTGTTGATGCTATCTGGTTCAACCAAGGTCAG GTATGTAGCGCTGGATCAAGGCTTATTGTCCAAGAGACGGTCATGGCCAAAATGGTGGCAAAGCTCAGAGAACGTATAATGCATCTTCGTCTTGGTGACTCCCTGGATAAATCAGTAGACATGGGTGCAGTGGTCGACCCCTCACAGCGTAAGACAGTGGAGGAATACGTGGAGGAGGCCAGAAGAGAAGGAGCCGAG ATCATTCAGAATCCTGATTGTGTACCAAAGAAAGGATGTTACTACCCACCGACTGTCATCACTAATGTTCAGACATCATCTAGAGTCGTCATGGAGGAA ATATTTGGTCCAGTCCTGGTTGTCCTCCCATTCCGCACAGCCAAGGAAGCCATAGCCCTCGCCAATAACACCAACTACGGTCTAGCCGGCAGTGTCTGGACAGAGAATGTCAGCCTCGGACTGGAAGCAGCTCTGAGTATCAAGGCTGGTGCTATCTGGGTCAATGCTCATAATATGTTTGATGCAGCGGCTGGTTTTGGAGGCTATAGGCACAGTGGATATGGCAGAGATGGTGGCAAAGAG GGTCTGTATGAATACGTAGTACCATCATGGATGAACAAGACTAAACCTGGGACGGTAGACATGGACATCAAACTCTTCGGCAGCCATGTTCCCAACATTCCAACTGACAATCCACCGGCGCCCTCTACTGTCCAAGTTGATGGATTCTCTATGCCCAGCATCGATCGTACCTATAAGCTTTACTACGGCGGTGCACAGAAGAGGCCAGACGGGATGTACTCGAAACCTGTCATGGATGCGGAGAATCAGGTTGTCGCGTTGGTCGCCGATAGCAACAGGAAGGACGTAAGGAACGCTGTGGAAGCAGCTCACAAGGCAGCACCAGG TTGGGGCAAGCGAGCAGCTCACAACCGAGCTCAGATTGTTTACTACATGGCTGAAAACCTTGAACAGAGGAGGGAAGAAGTCGCTCAGGGTATCGCTAGGTTGACGGGTCAAGATATGAAGAGTGCCCTCAACGAAGTTGATCTGTCCATTCAAAGGCTGTTCTACTGGGGAGCCTATGCTGATAAGTACGGTGGAACCGTTCAG GAGACCACTCTTTACGGAGCTACTGTTAAGATCCATGAACCGGTTGGGGTAGTTGGTATCATCTGTCCTGAAGAGAGCCCTCTCTTGGcctttgtttctttgtttgctCCTGCTGTCATCAGGGGTAATGTTGTCATTGCCGTGCCAAGTGAGAAGTATCCACTACCAGCTCTTGGCTTCTATCAG GTATTTGATACATCTGACCTCCCAGGGGGCGTGGTCAACATCCTGACCGGCGACAgcagtcacatgaccaagtatCTCTCCGAACATCAGGACATCCAGGCCATGTGGTACTTCGGCACGCCCGAGGGGTCAAAGTTCGTAGAGCACACCTCGGCCGATAACCTCAAGAGGACGTGGGTGAACTACGGAGCGAGCCGCGATTGGTCGGATAGAGCACAGGGGCAAGGGGAAGAGTTTCTCTACCAGTCTGTGGAGGTTAAGAACATCTGGATTCCAATGGGAGATATCTATGCTAATTAG